A genomic window from Sorex araneus isolate mSorAra2 chromosome 2, mSorAra2.pri, whole genome shotgun sequence includes:
- the LOC101548064 gene encoding olfactory receptor 7A17-like, translating into MRPANLTRVSDFLLLGFSEEPELQPLIFGLFLSMYLVTVLGNLLIILATISDARLHTPMYFFISHLSFIDICFTSTTVPKMLVNLRTESKTITYEGCLTQMYFFVLFGVLDIFLLALMSYDRFVAICHPLHYMVIMNPQLCALLVLVCWVISELNSLLQCLMVLHLTFCPEIPIPHFFCDLNQLVQLACSDNFIPTLVLYLLSALLAGGPLAGILYSYSKIIASIRRISSAQGKYKAFSTCASHLSVVSLFFCTALGVYMSSALPHNSHTSSIVSVMYTVVTPMLNPFIYSLRNRDIKGALRRLFAMMVLKRPFVLGLKLCS; encoded by the coding sequence ATGAGACCAGCAAACCTCACGAGAGtttcagattttcttcttttaggaTTTTCTGAGGAGCCAGAGCTGCAGCCCCTCATCTTTGGgctcttcctgtccatgtacctggtcaccgtgctggggaacctgctcatcatcctggccaccATCTCCGACGCCcgcctccacacgcccatgtacttcttcatCTCCCACCTGTCCTTCATtgacatctgcttcacctccaccaccgtcCCCAAGATGCTGGTGAACCTCCGGACGGAGAGCAAGACCATTACCTACGAGGGCTGCCTCACCCAGATGTATTTCTTCGTTCTCTTTGGAGTGTTGGACATCTTCCTCCTGGCGCTGATGTCTTACGACCGCttcgtggccatctgccaccccctgcactacatggTCATCATGAACCCTCAACTCTGTGCGCTGCTGGTGTTGGTGTGCTGGGTCATTAGTGAATTAAACTCCTTGCTACAGTGCTTAATGGTCCTGCACCTGACCTTCTGCCCGGAGATCCCCATCCCCCACTTCTTCTGCGATCTCAATCAGCTGGTTCAACTGGCCTGTTCAGACAACTTCATCCCTACCTTGGTGCTTTATTTGCTGTCGGCTCTGCTGGCGGGCGGTCCCCTGGCTGGCATCCTTTACTCCTACTCCAAGATCATCGCCTCCATCCGGAGAATCTCCTCCGCTCAGGGCAAGTATAAGGCGTTTTCCACCTGCGCTTCTCACCTCTCCGTCGTCTCCTTATTTTTCTGCACCGCCCTGGGAGTGTACATGAGCTCCGCTCTCCCGCATAACTCACACACGAGCTCCATCGTCTCGGTGATGTAcacggtggtcacccccatgctgaaccccttcatctacagcctcaggaACAGAGACATCAAGGGCGCTCTGAGAAGACTTTTTGCGATGATGGTTCTGAAAAGACCCTTCGTCCTGGGCCTGAAGTTGTGCTCATga